In a genomic window of Occallatibacter riparius:
- a CDS encoding DUF4263 domain-containing protein, giving the protein MNILFTTTGHFEDRDHALLVKTLRDQKHIVESLPLERLMGYLKFDPVSQRAAVDAILCKADTDPETIATYTLPRVLKLAAEFRRLPESCAMRDGRKWKSIPFIAISDQPYHFGYPDEIRKLNVTIIHPTPYPQEIISQVKDTVDEYLKRILEDYRQLGIMFTFEKGRAKLAPALKKKDPEMESAYYYAPADRRNHRGWVTVMRDNEAIAADVEIFQRLLEMKVSEREMQRFFEENPFFLSQLRLGIQTPHPSYRTHRWSPDFAFTSILGASDLRDIDLLELKGPAEELLNQHKNHPGFTALLHKAIDQIRDYGEYVNHPENYRKMMRQFGYIPQSARLAVVLGRDYDDKERMVWVDKRRRQNVDIEIITYDKILETQANQLSPIITPTMTEITSLRFGGAVSTNFLG; this is encoded by the coding sequence ATGAACATTCTATTCACAACGACCGGTCATTTTGAAGACCGCGACCATGCCCTGCTCGTCAAGACGCTTCGCGACCAGAAGCACATTGTCGAGTCGCTCCCCTTGGAGCGGCTCATGGGATATCTAAAATTCGACCCGGTCAGCCAACGCGCGGCGGTCGATGCGATCCTGTGCAAAGCCGACACCGACCCGGAGACGATTGCGACGTACACGCTCCCGCGCGTGTTGAAATTAGCCGCGGAATTCCGTAGGTTGCCGGAGTCCTGCGCCATGCGCGATGGACGCAAGTGGAAATCCATCCCGTTCATCGCCATTTCTGACCAGCCATACCATTTCGGCTATCCCGACGAGATACGAAAGCTGAATGTAACGATCATCCACCCCACTCCCTACCCGCAGGAAATCATCTCGCAGGTAAAGGACACCGTCGACGAATACCTCAAGCGCATCCTCGAAGATTACCGCCAACTCGGCATTATGTTCACGTTCGAGAAAGGTCGGGCTAAACTCGCGCCAGCTCTCAAGAAGAAAGATCCGGAGATGGAGAGCGCCTACTACTACGCACCCGCAGACCGCCGCAATCACCGGGGATGGGTCACTGTTATGCGGGACAATGAAGCCATCGCCGCCGATGTCGAGATATTTCAACGGCTCCTCGAGATGAAGGTCAGTGAACGGGAGATGCAGAGATTCTTTGAAGAGAACCCGTTCTTCCTGTCGCAGCTGCGGTTGGGCATCCAGACGCCACATCCTTCCTACCGCACTCATCGCTGGTCGCCGGATTTTGCCTTTACGTCAATCCTCGGCGCGTCTGACCTGCGAGATATTGATCTGCTCGAACTCAAAGGCCCCGCCGAAGAGCTACTTAATCAACACAAGAATCACCCGGGATTCACGGCGCTCCTACATAAAGCGATCGACCAGATCCGCGATTACGGCGAATACGTCAATCATCCGGAGAACTACCGCAAAATGATGCGCCAGTTCGGCTACATCCCGCAGTCGGCGCGACTCGCCGTGGTCCTCGGGCGCGATTATGACGACAAGGAAAGGATGGTGTGGGTTGATAAGCGTCGCCGGCAGAATGTCGATATTGAGATCATCACCTATGACAAAATCCTCGAAACGCAGGCCAATCAGCTCAGCCCCATCATCACGCCGACGATGACGGAAATCACATCCCTACGCTTCGGCGGGGCTGTTTCGACCAATTTCCTCGGCTGA
- a CDS encoding sigma-70 RNA polymerase sigma factor region 4 domain-containing protein: MEAAANAAWPYALLCAWTFLNDAHIAHDLMEHAVRNATDYITRHPDASSAKVNARVKSEIRREAKHLAFKQRRERASGSASDFEAVCAAQPQIEQRIYASEIFAKLSPFAQSIINWRWLGYSWREIGRDLEMDYSEVRKAYFRELGLLLDDLSQPGESPKCG, translated from the coding sequence TTGGAGGCCGCTGCTAACGCAGCCTGGCCCTACGCGCTTCTATGCGCCTGGACATTCCTCAATGACGCCCACATCGCCCATGATCTGATGGAGCACGCCGTCCGAAACGCGACCGATTACATTACCCGTCATCCCGATGCCAGCTCGGCAAAGGTAAACGCTCGGGTAAAAAGCGAGATTCGCCGCGAGGCGAAACACCTGGCTTTCAAGCAAAGGCGCGAACGCGCAAGCGGTTCGGCATCGGACTTCGAAGCTGTTTGTGCCGCACAGCCACAAATCGAGCAACGCATCTACGCGAGTGAGATTTTCGCCAAGCTGTCGCCATTTGCTCAAAGCATCATCAATTGGCGCTGGCTCGGATATTCGTGGCGAGAGATCGGTCGTGACCTGGAAATGGACTACTCGGAGGTCCGCAAGGCATACTTCCGTGAGTTGGGGTTGCTGCTTGATGATCTATCCCAACCTGGAGAGTCCCCTAAATGCGGCTGA